Below is a genomic region from Deinococcus ruber.
ATTCCCCTGGTGCAGATTGGCCGGGGACGTGAAGGAACACCGGTTCCCCTGACGCTCGCGCCCCGGTATCTCCTGAGCGTCACGCCCGGTGCCGTGATCCTGCCGGAACTGCTGAGTGTGCTGGAGCTGAAACTCGCGTATCTGGATCTGCGGCAGCAGCTGAGCGATCTGAAACCGCAACATCAGACGCTGGCGACCGCTGCGTATACCGATGGCCTGACCGGCCTGCTGAACCGCCGGGCCCTCGACCGCGATCTCGAGGCGCTGGAGGCAGCTGACACTTCGTTTGGGGTGATCTTCATTGATCTGGACGGGTTCAAGTCGTTCAACGACCGGCACGGGCATGCGTTAGGAGATTCGCTGCTGCGAGGGTACGGACGCTGGATTTCACGTCAGCTCGGCACGCTGGGGACGGTGTATCGTCTGGGCGGGGATGAATACGTCGGGGTCATCACGAGCGCCGTGTTGACTCCGGCCGAGTTCTACCGGTGGGTGCACGACCGCGTTCAACCGCAATTTATTGATGGGGTGCGTGTGAGCTTCGGTATGGCCTGGCGGGATGAGCATCCTCGGGTCAGTGAGCTGTTGCGTCTCGCGGACGCGCGGATGTACCAAGCAAAAATGGCGCGACGCACCACTCGACTGGCCGACGCTCCTGCGTGATCGGACGTGGCGACGCACGCTGAACGACTTGGATCAGGTCAGCAGCGGAGAAACTGCGTGAAGTCCTTCACGAACAACGCCCGGCCCTCATCCGTCTCAAGGACGGTGGTCACGGCACTGCCCAGAGCCCCCCATTCAAGGTGAAATGGCTTTGCCGTACAGCCAGGCCGATCTCATTCTTCCAGAGCTGCTCGCCTACAGACTGGTGGACTCCCGGTCCTCAATCCGCGTCGGCGTGCCATGCAGGCGACACAGCTGCAACGTCCGTTCCTGAACCAACAGATGTGGCTGCCCCTGGATGCTCCAGATCTGGCCACTGGCAGGCTGCGTCGGGCGTTTGCGGGGCGTCAGTTCGGCGGCGTAGTGCAGGGTTTCAGGATCGACCGCGAGTTGAAACAGGGTGGGTCGGTACTCGCAGAGATACCTTCCAGTGATCGTGGAGACCACGCCGCTGGCGTTCACCTTGACCCGGGTGTTCAGGGTCAGCGGCAGGAGCCGTTCAAGGGACGCGGAGGGAAACCAGATGCCGCCCTCTGCCGCCATCGCCCGTGTCTCCTGGCCACGCGTCACGAGGGTCTTGCGCCCGATGGAGTGGGTCAGCCCACCTTCGGTTGGGCCGATGATGCGCACCTTGTCACCTGGCAGGAAGTCGGTGCTGGCTGCTCGCCCATGCCGCTGCTCCGGACAGAAGACAACAGCTGAACGGGTATGCTGGCTGAAACAGGAGGTGACCGCAATGCAAGTGACGATCTACACCCGCAGTGGCACATTCACGGGCGAGATGACGCGTTCGACAGCAGAACATCCGGACCATGAAGCGGTGCGGCTGTGTGAAGAGATGGGCTGGGAGATCGAAACGAGTGTCGTGTTGCGCGATGTGATGACACAAACCGGTGTGCGGCGGTTTCGGCATCCGCTGCTCGTGCTTCCAAAACACCTCGTTGAGGGGATTGGCTTTCCTGACGACCTGCTGGCCCAACTGAGCGTTGAAGCGGTGGCGCAGGTGGCGCCGTTCGACCATCCGCACGAAGACAACTGAGGGAGCGAACGCCGCTTCGATTCAACACGCCTGATCGACTGCTCGCTCATGCCGCCGCCTGCACCGACGCCATGGGCTGGGTATCCTGCACCATGCGAACACTGCTGCTGACCTTGCTGCTGAGTGGAATGGCGAACGCGGCCACGACGCTGTACACCGTCACCGTCAAGACCAGCCCGCCCTTCCTGCACAACGTGTTTCAGGTGTATGCCGGCAGGAGGGCGGTGCTCGGAACACCCCTGGCGAGCGTGATGGGAACAACCGCCACCTTCAAGCTCGCTGCTGGGATCTACACGGTGATTGCCACCCAAGCTGACGATGTGGTGCAGCAATACGAGGAAGGACGGGCACAGTTTACGGTTCGCAGCAACCAGGCCGTCACAGTGCCCATTGACCCCTACCCCGTGATGGATCAGGCGGGGAAGGCCACGTTGAGCCGTCTGCTGAGCGGCCTCAAGGGACGCCCGGTTGCCTGCGAGCCGGGGGCGGTCAACGACCTGTGCGCAACGGTGATGTCGCCCGTTCAGCGGGTTGCGCACCGTGTGGACACGGTGACTCACGCGAAGAGGTTGGAGTTCTGGCAGGGCGTCGAGGCGGATGAGGGACACTGGACGGGCAAGATTGTGGTTGGGGCAAACACCTATGTGCTGTACATCCTGCCGCTGGATGTGACCCGGTCGTTTCTGGTGTTTGAGCGGGAATAGGCAGCTGGCGGCGGAGGGGTGCCTGTGCATCCCACTCTGGTGACGCATTGGGTATCCTGCAGCATGCGAACACTGCTGGTTTTGGCGGCGCTGCTGGGTGGGATGGCAGGCGCTCAATCCTCGTCGACGTGGCATGCTCTGCCAGACGGCAGCCAAGTCCGGTCCACCACCGACAGCGGCACAGCGGGCGTGGCACACGCGCTTGCCACACCGAACGGGATGCAGGCCAACGTGCTGACCATCAACAACGCCGTGTGGGTTGACCCGACCGCGACCGTGGCCTCCTGCACGGCCTGGACCAACCTGGGCATGAAGGACGGCGCGGTGGTCCTCCAGGTTCAGTACGGCTCGGACATCATCCCTGATCTCACCCAGGCCCAGCAGGATGCGCTGAGAAAACAGGACGACGTCCAGGCTGTGTTGACCGCTGACACGCTGTGCCAGAAGGCGGTCGTCCTGTCGCCGGGAAAAACGCTGACGATCGCTCTCGACAAGCCGTTTGTGATTTCCCAGGCGCTGACAGTGAGCGTGAAGCTCGATGACCGGGGGCGCGTGGTCATGTCGTTCGTGAAATAAGCCCTGCTGGCCCTGATTTCTGGCTGAGGCCGCTGTCATGCCGGCACCTGATTGGCCGGCCGGTAGAGCACGCCGCGCTGAGTCTCGGCTGGAAATTTTCCCGTCAGTGCCAGCGTGATGCGTACGCCTGGAATCTCAAATTCGATCACGCTCATGCGGCACCTCTCAGCAGCTGACACTTCGGGCTAAACGGTGTCTGGGACGTAGAAAAACGGCGTAAAGGGCAGGAGTTGGGGGCGGGCGGGTCTGAAGAGCGTCTCTTCGGAGGTGATCGCGCTCCTGCTGGCCTGCTGGGAATAGGATCTTGGGTGTTCACTTGACAGATAATCTGTATACAGATAATCTCTGTGTAGACCTTAGGAGGCTGTATGTGGACCTACGAACATCAAGCCATCACCACCGCAACGCCCGACGCCCTCTACCGTCTCTGGACCAATGTCACGACCTGGCCCGAATGGAACACGGACCTCCAACGTGCCGACCTCCGAGGGGCGTTCACCACCGGCAGTCACATCGACATGCTCAGCGCGCAGGGCACCCTCACGCTGCGCCTGACGGACGTCCAGGAACACCACGCCTTCACGGACGAAGTCGAACTGGACGGCCTGCACGTCCGTACGACCCACCGACTCGACGCCCTCCCCGACGGACGGACGCGCATCACCTACCGCATGGAGATCACCGGCGAACACGCCGACACGCGTGGCGCCGAGATCGGCCCGGCCATCACGGGCGACTTCCCCGACACGGTTGCCGCACTGATCCGCCACGCGGAACGCTGATGGCACTCGAACCCGGTGACAGCCCGGGGTTCCTGTTGTGGCACGCCACCCTGCGCTGGCAGCGACAGGTGACCGCCGCGCTCGACCCACTCGGGTTGACACACGTGCAGTTCGTGCTGCTCGCCTGCACCTGGTGGCTCAATACGCACGGTGAACAGCCGAACCAGCTCCGACTCGCCGAGCAGGCAGGGATCGACGTGAAGATGACCTCCCAAGTGGTCCGTGTGTTGGAAGAAAAAGGCCTGATGACCCGGACCATCGACCCGAACGACACCCGCGCCAAGCGCCTGCAGGTGACGTCAGCAGGTGCTGCTCTGGCCCCCCGAGCGATCGAGGCCGTGGAAGCGGTCGATCAGCACTTCTTCCAGGCCGGTCTGAACGCCCAGACCCTGGCATTCCTTCGGCAGCTGTCAACGCCAACTGAGTAAGGGGAACGCGAACGCCGTTCTGAATCAGGGGATGCCATTTAACGGTAGAGGGTGCAAAAGCGCTGCTCAGCATTGATGAACACCCCGATCGTCGGCTGCCCTTTCTGGTCAATAGAGTAGTCACTGTCCGCCGGCTTCGCTGCGGCGAGCGGCCCACTTGCCCAGGTAATCAACCCCGTCTTGCCGCTATACCGGAAAGGATCACTCCCTAAGCCCATGCTGTAGCGGTTGCCTGGAAGAATTCTCAACTGTCCTCGACCTTCAACATGCCGAGTGCTGGACGCGCTGGCAAAACTATCCTTCACAAACGCCATGCAATCGTAGGTGCCCAGGGCTAAGGTTGGCGGAACGCTTTTGGGAGCTGCGGTGACGGGTTGTGCGGACGCTGCTGCAGGCGAGGCGGTGGGCCCAGTGCTGGACGCTCCGGACGGCGTCGGCGATCCAAGTTGCCCGGCTAAGCTGATCCAGGGCTGGGCGTCGCCTGCGAGTGCAGGCTCGAGCTGAGCGGCTTTCCTGAGTTCCTGCGTCGCCAGGGGTCCCTTGCCCAACCCGTAGTCAATCAGGCCCTGAAGGTAATACGCATAGCCGTTGTTGGCATCGATCCTGAAGGCATCCGCGAGGGAAAGTGCAGCAGAATTGAGGGTGCTGGGGGTTGGATTGGCTTCCTTGAGGTACCCGAAGGCGTACGCAATGGCGTTGCCTGCCGAGAGGAAACTTTTGTCAGGGTGCGTGCTGAGCCACTGCTGTTCAGCACGCAGCACCGCGGTGTGGAAGGCGGCTGTCTGAGCGGGGGTGGCCTGACCGAGGGCAAGGCACACAAGGGCAAGTGTCAAGGTCGCGAAGGTACGGTTCATAGACTTCTCCTTTCCGCTGTGGCCGACCAGCATCGGCCACAG
It encodes:
- a CDS encoding GGDEF domain-containing protein, with protein sequence MQISRTQLAQLTQADTREALVGALLHSRTGLRRATLWWQDDDVTIPLVQIGRGREGTPVPLTLAPRYLLSVTPGAVILPELLSVLELKLAYLDLRQQLSDLKPQHQTLATAAYTDGLTGLLNRRALDRDLEALEAADTSFGVIFIDLDGFKSFNDRHGHALGDSLLRGYGRWISRQLGTLGTVYRLGGDEYVGVITSAVLTPAEFYRWVHDRVQPQFIDGVRVSFGMAWRDEHPRVSELLRLADARMYQAKMARRTTRLADAPA
- a CDS encoding SRPBCC family protein, yielding MWTYEHQAITTATPDALYRLWTNVTTWPEWNTDLQRADLRGAFTTGSHIDMLSAQGTLTLRLTDVQEHHAFTDEVELDGLHVRTTHRLDALPDGRTRITYRMEITGEHADTRGAEIGPAITGDFPDTVAALIRHAER
- a CDS encoding MarR family winged helix-turn-helix transcriptional regulator; its protein translation is MALEPGDSPGFLLWHATLRWQRQVTAALDPLGLTHVQFVLLACTWWLNTHGEQPNQLRLAEQAGIDVKMTSQVVRVLEEKGLMTRTIDPNDTRAKRLQVTSAGAALAPRAIEAVEAVDQHFFQAGLNAQTLAFLRQLSTPTE